In the Bacillota bacterium genome, CCCGCGACTTGATACATGAGGCGGGCTCACGGTAGGGATTCTATCTCCCCCATTCTCCCTCATCCGGCGGATGAAAAGAGACTCCCTTTCAGGGAGCTTCTTCCTTATGGAACCGCAAATTACCTATAATCCTTAAGGAGTTCTTCTACGAAAAGAATGGACAGGTAATCTCGCACGCCATTCAAAAGGCGATAAACCGAAACGAATTCTCCCTCGATTTTGTAAAAAATGAGGTAAACGCCGCAGGCAAGGAAGCGGTAATCCGTTTTTATATTGATTTTAGCGCTGAGTGAGGCTCCCATCTCGGGGAAATCAGCCAGCTTTTCTATCTTGGAATATATGGTATCTCTTATTTTCGCGGCTGCTTCGGGATTGTTCTCGGTGATGTAGGCTTTTATTTCCTGCACATCGGCAATCGCCACAGGGTTGATTCTGATTTTGAATTTCACGCTCAGACCTCCAATGCTTTCTTGAGGTCATCAAGTGATTCCCATTCCTCTCCTGTTTTAATCGCATCTTCTGCCTCGGAGAGCTTTGACAACAGCTTAATCACCGCCTGCTGTTTTTCGTATTCCTGTATATCCAAAAGAACATAGCGGCCTCTGCCGTTTTTTGTCAAAAACACGGGCTCCCCAACATGGCAAGAGCGGAGAACCTCGTTATAGTTTCTTAAGTCTGAAACCGGTTTAATGTTTGGCATTCTTAACACCCCCATGATTTGCTGTTATTATTATACCCTAGAAGTTCATAAAATAAAACGTCAGATTTCACAGCAGGTCATAAGCTTAACCCATCTGGATGATAACTGCGAGGTAGTTCGTAATGGATATCGTAAGCTTAAGATAAGCGCCAGGTTTGGTGTTATCAACATAGAACGTCAGGTCGCCTTCTGCAAGACTTGCGGGAAGGACTTCATCCCCCTCAACAGTGTCCTTCCCGAGCATAATGGGATGGTCATAACAAAGGGCGTAGGATAGGATAGACTGCGAATACAATGGAATGGCATTGTGGAGAAGGCAAACGACCCTTAATATCAGCTTCAACAGCTTCATCCGCCTTCATCCGCCGCACACGATGTCTGCCACCGGCATCGTCCATCAGGAACAGTGCTAACTATTAACACTGTCGGTCGGGAACAGTGCTGGCCATTAGCGCCGTCTATCAGGAATAGTGCTAGCCATTAACACTGTCCATCGGGAATAGTGCTGACCATTAGCATCGTACGCCGCGGATAGTGTTAGCCATTAGCATCATCCGTCAGGAACAATGTTAGCTATTGGCATTGTCAGTTGAGAATAGTATCGACTATTAGCATTGTCCGCCAGGAACAGCGTTGGCCATCAGCATCATTATCCATCCCAGCGTTATGCGCGCTAATAATTTTTTGCTGGACAAAGGAGGAATCAGGCGGGCTACGTCGTATATATAATAACGTCATGATGTTATGATGGCACTATGTTAAATTTGAATCGCTTAGGTTTTGGATACTAAGAAGGGAGCAGCTTATGGGTAACGAGCTACGTTTGTGTAAGGTACCACCTATTCCACTATACTACCAACTCAAGGAGATCATTCGTCAACAAATTGAGGACGGCATTTATAAACCTGGTGACGCCATCCCCAACGAGACGGAGCTTCAAGAGAAATATAAGCTCAGTCGATCCACGGTAAGGAAGGCTGTGGAGGAACTGGTTGCTGATGGGTTGCTTATAAAGCGACAAGGGAAGGGGACATTTGTCCAAAAACCCAAGATTACTCAGAACCTTAACCTTATTACAAGTTTTGGCGAAACGTTGGTTGCCAGGGGCTTAACACCGAAGATCTCGAATGTAGAGGTGGAGGAGATTCCTGCGCCTGCGAAGATAGCACAAATGCTAGGACTGAACGTTGGAGACCCTGTTATACATATATTTCGCCTTTATCTAGCAGACGACGATCCAATAGCTTTAATGACCAATTATCTAATACCTCAACTCGTTCCGGGTCTTTCTCGGGAGGATTTATGTAAGTACTCTCTTTATCAAATCCTTGAACACAAATACGACTTGACATTAGCCACAGCAGATGAGACCATGGAGGCTCGATGTGCAGACGAATATGAGGCCGATATGCTTAATGTAGTAAAAGGCGCCCCGCTTCTTCATGTAACTCGTGTCACATACTCTTTGGATGGGTCCCCCATAGAAGTGGCGATAGTTACCTCGCGGGCAGACAGATATAGTTACTCGATCAAATTAAGTGGCCGCGAGAAAAGCAAGCGACTCATCGGGATATCTAAATAGGTTGATGTTTTATATTCATTCTTACGCCATGCGAAGGATAGATACAGGGTTATTGACTCGAGTCCCAGAAAGAGTTAGATGGCTTAACGAAATCTACATCATGGTATTATTAACCGAAGTACCCTATAAGATTAGGAGGTTATACTGTTTTGAGAGATTACAGGTTAATTGTAAATGGTGAGCTAGTTGAATCGGTCAGTGGTAACCGATTTAATGTAATCAATCCGGCGACGTCTGAGGTGATAGGGAGCGTCCCCGATGGTGTGCCCGAAGATGCTGTTTCCGCCCTGCAAGCCGCAGAGCGGGCGTTTCCA is a window encoding:
- a CDS encoding GntR family transcriptional regulator, coding for MGNELRLCKVPPIPLYYQLKEIIRQQIEDGIYKPGDAIPNETELQEKYKLSRSTVRKAVEELVADGLLIKRQGKGTFVQKPKITQNLNLITSFGETLVARGLTPKISNVEVEEIPAPAKIAQMLGLNVGDPVIHIFRLYLADDDPIALMTNYLIPQLVPGLSREDLCKYSLYQILEHKYDLTLATADETMEARCADEYEADMLNVVKGAPLLHVTRVTYSLDGSPIEVAIVTSRADRYSYSIKLSGREKSKRLIGISK
- a CDS encoding type II toxin-antitoxin system RelE/ParE family toxin, which produces MKFKIRINPVAIADVQEIKAYITENNPEAAAKIRDTIYSKIEKLADFPEMGASLSAKINIKTDYRFLACGVYLIFYKIEGEFVSVYRLLNGVRDYLSILFVEELLKDYR
- a CDS encoding type II toxin-antitoxin system Phd/YefM family antitoxin, whose product is MPNIKPVSDLRNYNEVLRSCHVGEPVFLTKNGRGRYVLLDIQEYEKQQAVIKLLSKLSEAEDAIKTGEEWESLDDLKKALEV